The following proteins are encoded in a genomic region of Oncorhynchus kisutch isolate 150728-3 linkage group LG18, Okis_V2, whole genome shotgun sequence:
- the LOC109908799 gene encoding ubiquitin thioesterase otulin isoform X1, which produces MKRKRRKKNVTAAEAMGGEEDPKEEAHQGPSTLADVREEYRPPVEDLGVSEEEDLYRGAEDLPHGPVKHAGSGALFESTLPKAEDRCSLEPMLDILSYSESEWKGNTTKSTLIRKGYTKLSQRFESLRRVRGDNYCALRATLFQVLSTSTQPPVWLQVEHISTWAEELEAREGLIGQWMFPSECRQGDGSEDAVQQLKRYMELLQNRWQAAVGCSSMEERQRLCESVFQGGEEELGLLEALKLLMLVRASEFHTTMQEGGDVPVFCWLLYARDSSDCPRTFLSNHLSRVGFSGGLEQVEMFLLGYALQCTIQVYRLYMTDTEEFVTYYPDDHKEDWPCVCLVTEDDRHYNVPVGQHNGLQVPEDVTAIPEDVPPDCLDSKSQADCH; this is translated from the exons ATGAAAAGGAAAAGGAGAAAGAAGAATGTTACAGCAGCAGAGGCcatgggaggggaggaggacccAAAAGAAGAGGCCCACCAGGGGCCTAGCACCTTAGCTGATGTGAGGGAGGAATATCGTCCACCTGTGGAGGATCTGGGAGTTAG TGAGGAGGAAGACCTGTATCGAGGAGCTGAAGATCTCCCCCATGGGCCAGTCAAACATGCAGGATCGGGGGCACTGTTTGAAAGCACAC TTCCGAAGGCTGAGGACCGATGCAGCCTGGAGCCGATGCTGGATATTCTGTCCTACAGTGAGAGTGAGTGGAAGGGAAACACTACCAAAAGTACCCTTATTAGAAAG GGTTACACTAAGCTGTCTCAGAGGTTTGAGAGCCTGAGACGGGTGAGAGGCGATAACTACTGTGCCCTCCGAGCCACTCTTTTCCAGGTGCTCTCCACCAGCACCCAGCCTCCCGTCTGGCTGCAGGTCGAACACATCTCCACG TGGGCGGAGGAGCTGGAGGCACGTGAGGGGCTGATTGGCCAGTGGATGTTCCCCTCGGAGTGCAGACAGGGGGATGGGAGCGAAGACGCCGTCCAACAGCTCAAACGCTATATGGAACTCCTCCAGAACAGG TGGCAGGCGGCGGTGGGCTGCTCCAGCATGGAGGAGAGACAGCGGTTGTGTGAGAGTGTGTtccagggaggggaggaggaactggGGCTGCTGGAGGCCCTGAAGCTACTCATGCTGGTCCGGGCGTCGGAGTTCCATACCACCATGCAAGAGGGAGGGGACGTGCCCGTCTTTTGCTGGCTGCTCTATGCACGCGACTCTTCCGACTGCCCACGCACATTCCTCTCCAACCACCTGAGTCGAGTGGGTTTCAGCGGGGGTCTAGAGCAG GTAGAGATGTTTCTGCTCGGATATGCCTTGCAGTGCACCATCCAGGTCTACAGGCTGTACATGACAGACACCGAGGAGTTTGTCACCTATTATCCTGATGACCATAAGGAAGActggccctgtgtgtgtctggtcaCAGAGGATGACCGCCACTACAACGTCCCAGTGGGCCAGCACAATGGACTCCAAGTCCCAGAAGACGTCACTGCTATCCCAGAGGACGTCCCTCCAGACTGTTTGGACTCTAAGTCCCAGGCTGATTGCCACTGA
- the LOC109908799 gene encoding ubiquitin thioesterase otulin isoform X2 gives MKRKRRKKNVTAAEAMGGEEDPKEEAHQGPSTLADVREEYRPPVEDLGVSEEEDLYRGAEDLPHGPVKHAGSGALFESTLPKAEDRCSLEPMLDILSYSESEWKGNTTKSTLIRKGYTKLSQRFESLRRVRGDNYCALRATLFQVLSTSTQPPVWLQVEHISTWAEELEAREGLIGQWMFPSECRQGDGSEDAVQQLKRYMELLQNRAAVGCSSMEERQRLCESVFQGGEEELGLLEALKLLMLVRASEFHTTMQEGGDVPVFCWLLYARDSSDCPRTFLSNHLSRVGFSGGLEQVEMFLLGYALQCTIQVYRLYMTDTEEFVTYYPDDHKEDWPCVCLVTEDDRHYNVPVGQHNGLQVPEDVTAIPEDVPPDCLDSKSQADCH, from the exons ATGAAAAGGAAAAGGAGAAAGAAGAATGTTACAGCAGCAGAGGCcatgggaggggaggaggacccAAAAGAAGAGGCCCACCAGGGGCCTAGCACCTTAGCTGATGTGAGGGAGGAATATCGTCCACCTGTGGAGGATCTGGGAGTTAG TGAGGAGGAAGACCTGTATCGAGGAGCTGAAGATCTCCCCCATGGGCCAGTCAAACATGCAGGATCGGGGGCACTGTTTGAAAGCACAC TTCCGAAGGCTGAGGACCGATGCAGCCTGGAGCCGATGCTGGATATTCTGTCCTACAGTGAGAGTGAGTGGAAGGGAAACACTACCAAAAGTACCCTTATTAGAAAG GGTTACACTAAGCTGTCTCAGAGGTTTGAGAGCCTGAGACGGGTGAGAGGCGATAACTACTGTGCCCTCCGAGCCACTCTTTTCCAGGTGCTCTCCACCAGCACCCAGCCTCCCGTCTGGCTGCAGGTCGAACACATCTCCACG TGGGCGGAGGAGCTGGAGGCACGTGAGGGGCTGATTGGCCAGTGGATGTTCCCCTCGGAGTGCAGACAGGGGGATGGGAGCGAAGACGCCGTCCAACAGCTCAAACGCTATATGGAACTCCTCCAGAACAGG GCGGCGGTGGGCTGCTCCAGCATGGAGGAGAGACAGCGGTTGTGTGAGAGTGTGTtccagggaggggaggaggaactggGGCTGCTGGAGGCCCTGAAGCTACTCATGCTGGTCCGGGCGTCGGAGTTCCATACCACCATGCAAGAGGGAGGGGACGTGCCCGTCTTTTGCTGGCTGCTCTATGCACGCGACTCTTCCGACTGCCCACGCACATTCCTCTCCAACCACCTGAGTCGAGTGGGTTTCAGCGGGGGTCTAGAGCAG GTAGAGATGTTTCTGCTCGGATATGCCTTGCAGTGCACCATCCAGGTCTACAGGCTGTACATGACAGACACCGAGGAGTTTGTCACCTATTATCCTGATGACCATAAGGAAGActggccctgtgtgtgtctggtcaCAGAGGATGACCGCCACTACAACGTCCCAGTGGGCCAGCACAATGGACTCCAAGTCCCAGAAGACGTCACTGCTATCCCAGAGGACGTCCCTCCAGACTGTTTGGACTCTAAGTCCCAGGCTGATTGCCACTGA